The following proteins are encoded in a genomic region of Drosophila miranda strain MSH22 chromosome 4, D.miranda_PacBio2.1, whole genome shotgun sequence:
- the LOC108161153 gene encoding uncharacterized protein LOC108161153 isoform X2: MRIVSPDVLFALLILHVTIILAQDQHQAGQIQFKIEEQNLDQRQEQGQVKVKVQIQNQRPDENGFAGNSYDPSISIQPRLQWSQSQLKEQTNIHGAAHGILQHPGGSLSHSIHIGGQQDAQGGTFLIPPVHYLTQADIESDGKLKTVELIKKYGYPVETHFVTTRDGYKLCMHRMPRPGAQPILLVHGLMSSSAAWVMLGPSNGLAYILFQQGYDVWMLNTRGNIYSKEHTKKGITMKEYWDFSFHDIGTIDVPSSIDLILERTNFHQIQYIGHSQGSTVFFVMCSELPEYSGKVKLMQALSPTVYMKQTRSPVLKFISSFRGSLRVLLDILGGHEISLNTQLIQQFRNHICSANEITSRICGIFDFVLCGFNWDSLNRTLTPIIVGHASQGASTKQIHHYAQLHRNLYFRRFDHGPIKNRIRYQSLTPPSYNLSQTQCRVVLHHGAKDWLASGSDVTNLQDRLPNCIESRKVEFESFTHFDFVISKDVRSLVYNRVVDLVVTNQIQPQRPDENRFTGSSYEPSTPIQLRPQWNQGQSEAEINVHGDRVQGILQNPNLNWSLQHPIQIGGQQHVKQEPLFEPRPVQVEIKLQRPDENGFTGNSFDPSTPIQLRPQWNQGQSEAEINVHGDRVQGILQNPNLNWSLQHPIQIGGQQDVQQGTFIIPPVHYLTQADIETDGKLKTVELIKKYGYPVETHFVTTRDGYKLCMHRMPRPGAQPILLVHGLMSSSAAWVMLGPSNGLAYILFQQGYDVWMLNTRGNIYSKEHTKKGITMKEYWDFSFHDIGTIDVPSSIDLILERTHFHQIQYIGHSQGSTVFFVMCSELPEYSGKVKLMQALSPTVYMKQTRSPVLKFISFFRGSLRVLLDILGGHEISLNTQLIQQFRNHICSANEITSRICGIFDFVLCGINWDSLNRTLTPIIVGHASQGASTKQIHHYAQLHRNLYFRRFDHGPIKNRIRYQSLTPPSYNLSQTQCRVVLHHGAKDWLASGSDVTNLQDRLPNCIESRKVEFESFTHFDFVISKDVRSLVYNRVVDLVVKT, translated from the exons ATGCGGATCGTTAGCCCCGATGTGCTGTTCGCGCTTTTAATCCTCCACGTCACCATCATACTTGCCCAAGACCAGCATCAAGCTGGTCAAATACAGTTTAAAATCGAAGAACAGAATCTGGACCAACGCCAAGAACAGGGCCAAGTAAAGGTAAAGGTACAGATACAAAACCAACGACCAGACGAAAATGGATTTGCAGGAAACTCATACGATCCATCCATTTCGATCCAACCAAGACTTCAGTGGAGTCAAAGTCAATTAAAGGAACAGACCAATATACATGGTGCCGCGCACGGAATTCTGCAACATCCAGGCGGGTCGCTTTCGCACTCAATTCATATAGGCGGGCAGCAAGATGCCCAAGGTGGAACATTCCTCATACCACCTGTACACTACCTCACGCAGGCCGACATTGAAAGCGACGGGAAACTGAAGACG GTTGAGCTTATCAAGAAGTATGGATATCCAGTAGAGACCCATTTCGTGACCACCAGAGATGGCTACAAGCTCTGCATGCACCGCATGCCGCGACCGGGTGCTCAGCCCATTTTACTAGTCCATGGCCTCATGTCCAGCTCAGCTGCCTGGGTGATGTTGGGCCCGTCAAACGGACTAGCCTACATACTGTTCCAGCAGGGCTACGATGTCTGGATGTTGAACACGCGCGGCAATATTTACTCCAAGGAGCACACGAAAAAGGGGATCACTATGAAAGAATATTGGGACTTCTCCTTCCACGACATCGGTACCATAGATGTTCCATCGTCCATCGACTTGATCCTGGAGCGCACGAATTTCCATCAGATTCAGTACATTGGGCACTCCCAGGGCTCAACCGTATTCTTTGTTATGTGCAGCGAACTCCCCGAGTACTCAGGCAAAGTGAAGCTAATGCAGGCTCTCTCCCCGACGGTGTACATGAAGCAGACTCGCAGTCCGGTGCTCAAGTTCATAAGCTCTTTTAGGGGGTCTCTGAGG GTACTACTCGACATACTGGGAGGCCACGAGATATCCTTGAACACACAGCTCATCCAGCAGTTCAGGAACCACATCTGCTCAGCCAACGAGATCACGAGTCGAATTTGCGGAATTTTTGACTTTGTCCTATGTGGCTTCAATTGGGATAGCTTAAATCGG ACTCTGACTCCCATCATCGTCGGTCACGCTTCCCAGGGTGCCTCCACCAAGCAGATCCACCACTACGCTCAACTGCACAGAAATCTATATTTCCGGCGCTTCGACCACGGTCCGATTAAAAACCGCATTCGCTACCAATCCTTGACCCCACCATCCTACAATCTGTCGCAGACGCAGTGCAGGGTGGTCCTGCACCATGGGGCCAAAGATTGGCTAGCCTCTGGCTCGGACGTCACCAATCTGCAGGATCGTCTGCCTAACTGCATTGAGAGCCGGAAAGTGGAATTCGAGAGCTTCACGCACTTCGACTTCGTCATATCAAAGGATGTGCGGTCTTTGGTCTACAATCGCGTTGTAGATCTGGTTGTCACGAACCAGATTCAACCACAGAGGCCAGACGAAAATAGATTTACAGGAAGCTCATACGAACCATCCACTCCAATCCAACTAAGACCGCAGTGGAATCAAGGTCAATCAGAGGCAGAGATCAATGTACATGGTGATAGGGTGCAAGGCATTCTGCAAAATCCCAATTTAAACTGGTCGCTACAGCACCCAATTCAGATAGGTGGGCAGCAACATGTAAAACAGGAACCGCTCTTCGAACCACGCCCTGTGCAGGTAGAGATTAAACTTCAGAGGCCAGACGAAAACGGATTTACAGGAAACTCATTCGATCCATCCACTCCAATCCAACTAAGACCGCAGTGGAATCAAGGTCAATCAGAGGCAGAGATCAATGTACATGGTGATAGGGTGCAAGGCATTCTGCAAAATCCCAATTTAAACTGGTCGCTACAGCACCCAATTCAGATAGGTGGGCAGCAAGATGTACAACAGGGAACGTTCATCATACCACCTGTACACTACCTCACGCAGGCCGACATTGAAACCGACGGGAAACTGAAGACG GTTGAGCTTATCAAGAAGTATGGATATCCAGTAGAGACCCATTTCGTGACCACCAGAGATGGCTACAAGCTCTGCATGCACCGCATGCCGCGACCGGGTGCTCAGCCCATTTTACTAGTCCATGGCCTCATGTCCAGCTCAGCTGCCTGGGTGATGTTGGGCCCGTCAAACGGACTAGCCTACATACTGTTCCAGCAGGGCTACGATGTCTGGATGTTGAACACGCGCGGCAATATTTACTCCAAGGAGCACACGAAAAAGGGGATCACTATGAAAGAATATTGGGACTTCTCCTTCCACGACATCGGTACCATAGATGTTCCATCGTCCATCGACTTGATCCTGGAGCGCACGCATTTCCATCAGATTCAGTACATTGGGCACTCCCAGGGCTCAACCGTATTCTTTGTTATGTGCAGCGAACTCCCCGAGTACTCAGGCAAAGTGAAGCTAATGCAGGCTCTCTCCCCGACGGTGTACATGAAGCAGACTCGCAGTCCGGTGCTCAAGTTCATAAGCTTTTTTAGGGGGTCTCTGAGG GTACTACTCGACATACTGGGAGGCCACGAGATATCCTTGAACACACAGCTCATCCAGCAGTTCAGGAACCACATCTGCTCAGCCAACGAGATCACGAGTCGAATTTGCGGAATTTTTGACTTTGTCCTATGTGGCATCAATTGGGACAGCTTAAATCGG ACTCTGACTCCCATCATCGTCGGTCACGCTTCCCAGGGTGCCTCCACCAAGCAGATCCACCACTACGCTCAACTGCACAGAAATCTATATTTCCGGCGCTTCGACCACGGTCCGATTAAAAACCGCATTCGCTACCAATCCTTGACCCCACCATCCTACAATCTGTCGCAGACGCAGTGCAGGGTGGTCCTGCACCATGGGGCCAAAGATTGGCTAGCCTCTGGCTCGGACGTCACCAATCTGCAGGATCGTCTGCCTAACTGCATTGAGAGCCGGAAAGTGGAATTCGAGAGCTTCACGCACTTCGACTTCGTCATATCAAAGGATGTGCGGTCTTTGGTCTACAATCGCGTTGTGGATCTGGTTGTCAAAACTTAG
- the LOC108162635 gene encoding lipase 1 — MLWSGTYAMQHASWILGPLWLALQCMRVAGGYLEDNFPASVIEDAHLSTLQLLEKYKYPAEAHQVTTEDKYVLTIHRIARPGAQPVLLVHGLEDTSSTWILMGPHSGLGYFLYSQGYDVWMGNVRGNRYSRGHLQLNPNTDRAYWTFSWHEIGMYDLPAMIDGVLAKTGFQKLSYIGHSQGTTSFFVMASSRPEYNAKIHLMSALAPVAFIAHVKAPLLGLARVGINLLGESFELFPHSDIYLKQCLHSAGILKTCLRFYWQVIGKNREELNMTMFPVVLGHLPGGCNVKQPMHYLQLQKSDRFCQYDYEAKDNQKVYGRTTPPDYRLERVTAPVALYYGSNDYLSAVEDVQRLAKILPNVVENHLYKKWNHMDMMWAISARRSIQPKILEVMKYWESVGGRMNAEATTSFPVEEEVPQPVTDPAPEGEDDVGESYDDETEVEGVNEKEQEDGKGQDQQQDEAVEPPSEE, encoded by the exons ATGCTTTGGTCAGGAACGTACGCCATGCAACACGCTAGTTGGATTCTCGGCCCGCTCTGGCTCGCGCTTCAGTGCATGCGGGTGGCCGGGGGCTATCTGGAGGACAACTTTCCGGCCAGCGTGATAGAGGACGCCCATCTGAGCACG CTGCAACTCTTGGAGAAGTACAAGTATCCGGCAGAGGCCCACCAGGTGACCACCGAGGACAAGTACGTCTTGACCATTCACAGAATTGCACGACCAGGAGCCCAGCCGGTGCTGCTGGTACACGGCCTGGAGGACACCTCCTCCACCTGGATTTTGATGGGTCCGCACAGTGGTCTGGGATACTTTCTGTACAGCCAAGGCTACGACGTGTGGATGGGCAATGTGCGAGGCAACCGCTACTCGCGCGGCCACCTTCAGCTGAACCCCAACACGGACCGCGcctactggaccttctcctGGCACGAAATTGGGATGTACGACCTGCCCGCCATGATAGACGGTGTCCTCGCCAAAACGGGCTTTCAGAAACTCAGCTACATCGGGCACTCCCAGGGCACCACTTCGTTCTTTGTGATGGCGTCTAGTCGCCCCGAGTACAACGCCAAGATCCACCTGATGAGTGCTCTGGCGCCTGTGGCCTTTATAGCGCACGTAAAGGCCCCTCTCTTGGGTTTAGCCAGAGTTGGCATCAACCTTCTGGGCGAGTCCTTTGAGCTGTTCCCCCATTCGGACATATACCTCAAACAGTGCCTGCACTCGGCCGGCATACTCAAGACCTGCCTTCGTTTCTACTGGCAGGTCATCGGAAAGAACCGCGAAGAACTCAACATG ACCATGTTCCCTGTGGTGCTGGGCCATCTCCCAGGTGGCTGCAATGTCAAGCAACCCATGCACTACCTGCAGCTGCAGAAATCTGATCGGTTCTGCCAGTACGACTACGAGGCTAAGGATAATCAGAAGGTGTATGGGCGCACGACGCCCCCCGATTACCGACTGGAGAGGGTTACTGCACCGGTCGCGTTGTATTATGGCAGCAATGACTATCTTTCCGCTGTCGAGGACGTTCAGCGCCTGGCCAAGATTCTGCCCAACGTGGTTGAGAACCATCTGTACAAGAAGTGGAACCACATGGACATGATGTGGGCCATTAGTGCCAGGCGCTCGATTCAGCCCAAGATTCTCGAAGTAATGAAGTACTGGGAGTCAGTTGGTGGCAGGATGAATGCCGAGGCTACCACTAGTTTTCCGGTGGAGGAAGAGGTTCCTCAGCCGGTAACAGATCCTGCCCCCGAGGGGGAGGACGATGTAGGAGAGAGCTATGATGATGAAACGGAAGTTGAAGGAGTAAATGAGAAAGAGCAGGAAGATGGAAAAGGACAGGACCAACAGCAGGACGAAGCTGTTGAGCCACCTTCCGAGGAGTAA
- the LOC108162634 gene encoding uncharacterized protein LOC108162634 has product MSILNIISDGSIDSSGSVQYGGVQRSGVAQQDDEDLEELYKRIMPIDPDYDPAQCRDQFLKNLFEDLGIFDPNEADNDPLLEVGSGSSAYMLGGKRGLSQPANWTLDSFVRKLKRKETLKALIPQTIPIQIGDKVLQLASKTDQYDALLESMQHSSLFFMFRRTCYELHIMENACPETGELHVQDLPHNLFSWSLEDFFRRRELKDFVYLDVLVRDHTANTLDWAKYRVDLQETERFYGYFYSEIFKGAGYRKLLDLIWEQKQMLIIDKALLQELEKSKASLDTTNFKARRYSHAWWQGYKSNMVEELQQSCMEATVTIPIECRYLCAYYETQVEMQLMKDNVRTRQLQKELEDVRRSIQQGDDTSQASLNTYYAIIENYRNRYSELSDKYDRDMEHWEDEILQTNFRLSKARDDMKEAIDHVIFMRRRIAEVQALIEAERQEEIDRVANEQVERQKAAAKKANAKQQKKKEQAKARKVRAQKRQSQLSQSGKGT; this is encoded by the exons ATGTCTATCCTCAACATTATTTCGGACGGATCGATAGATTCCAGTGGCAGTGTGCAATACGGCGGGGTGCAGAGGTCCGGTGTAGCCCAGCAGGACGACGAGGACTTGGAGGAGTTATACAAGAGAATAATGCCTATAGATCCCGACTACGATCCGGCGCAATGTCGGGACCAGTTCTTGAAGAACTTGTTTGAGGATCTGGGTATCTTCGATCCCAACGAAGCAGATAATGACCCTCTGCTGGAGGTTGGCTCTGGCTCCAGTGCATATATGTTGGGAGGCAAACGGGGGCTCTCACAACCCGCGAATTGGACCCTAGACAGCTTCGTCCGCAAGCTGAAGCGTAAGGAGACGCTCAAAGCCCTCATACCCCAGACCATCCCGATCCAGATAGGGGACAAGGTCTTACAGCTGGCCTCGAAAACAGATCAATATGATGCACTTCTGGAGTCCATGCAGCACTCGTCGTTGTTCTTTATGTTCAGGCGCACATGCTACGAGCTGCATATAATGGAGAATGCTTGTCCTGAGACAGGGGAGCTGCATGTGCAGGACCTACCCCACAACCTGTTCTCCTGGTCGTTGGAGGATTTCTTTCGACGACGCGAGCTTAAAGACTTTGTCTACTTGGACGTTCTGGTGCGGGACCACACCGCCAACACTTTGGACTGGGCCAAGTACCGGGTGGATCTTCAGGAGACCGAACGGTTTTATGGGTATTTCTACTCTGAGATCTTTAAGGGCGCCGGCTACCGCAAACTGCTGGACCTGATCTGGGAGCAGAAGCAGATGCTTATCATCGACAAGGCTTTGCTGCAGGAGCTCGAAAAGTCAAAAGCCTCCCTGGACACCACTAACTTCAAGGCCCGTCGCTATTCGCATGCCTGGTGGCAGGGCTACAAGAGCAACATGGTCGAGGAGCTCCAGCAAAGCTGCATGGAGGCTACTGTGACGATTCCCATCGAGTGCCGCTACCTCTGTGCCTACTACGAAACCCAGGTGGAGATGCAGCTGATGAAGGACAACGTGCGCACCCGCCAGCTACAGAAAGAGCTCGAGGACGTCAGGAGGTCCATCCAGCAGGGAGACGACACTTCGCAAGCCTCCCTCAACACCTACTACGCGATCATAGAG AATTACCGTAATCGATATAGCGAGCTCAGCGATAAGTACGATCGGGACATGGAGCACTGGGAAGACGAAATACTGCAAACAAACTTTCGCCTTAGCAAAGCTCGCGATGACATGAAAGAAGCCATTGATCATGTGATCTTTATGCGTCGCCGTATTGCCGAAGTTCAAGCCTTGATCGAGGCAGAGCGCCAGGAGGAGATCGACCGCGTG GCCAACGAGCAAGTAGAGCGCCAGAAGGCTGCTGCCAAAAAGGCAAATGCCAAGCAGCAGAAGAAGAAAGAACAGGCCAAGGCCCGGAAAGTCCGTGCCCAGAAGCGACAGTCACAACTAAGCCAGTCCGGCAAAGGCACTTGA
- the LOC108161153 gene encoding uncharacterized protein LOC108161153 isoform X1 codes for MRIVSPDVLFALLILHVTIILAQDQHQAGQIQFKIEEQNLDQRQEQGQVKVKVQIQNQRPDENGFAGNSYDPSISIQPRLQWSQSQLKEQTNIHGAAHGILQHPGGSLSHSIHIGGQQDAQGGTFLIPPVHYLTQADIESDGKLKTVELIKKYGYPVETHFVTTRDGYKLCMHRMPRPGAQPILLVHGLMSSSAAWVMLGPSNGLAYILFQQGYDVWMLNTRGNIYSKEHTKKGITMKEYWDFSFHDIGTIDVPSSIDLILERTNFHQIQYIGHSQGSTVFFVMCSELPEYSGKVKLMQALSPTVYMKQTRSPVLKFISSFRGSLRVLLDILGDHEISLNTQLIQQFRNHICSANEITSRICGIFDFVLCGFNWDSLNRTLTPIIVGHASQGASTKQIHHYAQLHRNLYFRRFDHGPIKNRIRYQSLTPPSYNLSQTQCRVVLHHGAKDWLASGSDVTNLQDRLPNCIESRKVEFESFTHFDFVISKDVRSLVYNRVVDLVVTNQIQPQRPDENRFTGSSYDPSTPSQLRPQWNQGQSEAEINVHGDRVQGILQNPNLNWSLQHPIQIGGQQHVKQEPLFEPRPVQVEIKLQRPDENGFTGNSFDPSTPIQLRPQWNQGQSEAEINVHGDRVQGILQNPNLKWSLQHPIQIGGQQDVQQGTFIIPPVHYLTQADIETDGKLKTVELIKKYGYPVETHFVTTRDGYKLCMHRMPRPGAQPILLVHGLMSSSAAWVMLGPSNGLAYILFQQGYDVWMLNTRGNIYSKEHTKKWITMKEYWDFSFHDIGTIDVPSSIDLILERTNFHQIQYIGHSQGSTVFFVMCSELPEYSGKVKLMQALSPTVYMKQTRSPVLKFISFFKGPLLVLLDILGGHEISLNTQLIQQFRNHICSANEITSRICGIFDFVLCGFNWDSLNRTLTPIIVGHASQGASTKQIHHYAQLHRNLYFRRFDHGPIKNRIRYQSLTPPSYNLSQTQCRVVLHHGAKDWLASGSDVTNLQDRLPNCIESRKVEFESFTHFDFVISKDVRSLVYNRVVDLVVTNQIQPQRPDENRFTGSSYEPSTPIQLRPQWNQGQSEAEINVHGDRVQGILQNPNLNWSLQHPIQIGGQQHVKQEPLFEPRPVQVEIKLQRPDENGFTGNSFDPSTPIQLRPQWNQGQSEAEINVHGDRVQGILQNPNLNWSLQHPIQIGGQQDVQQGTFIIPPVHYLTQADIETDGKLKTVELIKKYGYPVETHFVTTRDGYKLCMHRMPRPGAQPILLVHGLMSSSAAWVMLGPSNGLAYILFQQGYDVWMLNTRGNIYSKEHTKKGITMKEYWDFSFHDIGTIDVPSSIDLILERTHFHQIQYIGHSQGSTVFFVMCSELPEYSGKVKLMQALSPTVYMKQTRSPVLKFISFFRGSLRVLLDILGGHEISLNTQLIQQFRNHICSANEITSRICGIFDFVLCGINWDSLNRTLTPIIVGHASQGASTKQIHHYAQLHRNLYFRRFDHGPIKNRIRYQSLTPPSYNLSQTQCRVVLHHGAKDWLASGSDVTNLQDRLPNCIESRKVEFESFTHFDFVISKDVRSLVYNRVVDLVVKT; via the exons ATGCGGATCGTTAGCCCCGATGTGCTGTTCGCGCTTTTAATCCTCCACGTCACCATCATACTTGCCCAAGACCAGCATCAAGCTGGTCAAATACAGTTTAAAATCGAAGAACAGAATCTGGACCAACGCCAAGAACAGGGCCAAGTAAAGGTAAAGGTACAGATACAAAACCAACGACCAGACGAAAATGGATTTGCAGGAAACTCATACGATCCATCCATTTCGATCCAACCAAGACTTCAGTGGAGTCAAAGTCAATTAAAGGAACAGACCAATATACATGGTGCCGCGCACGGAATTCTGCAACATCCAGGCGGGTCGCTTTCGCACTCAATTCATATAGGCGGGCAGCAAGATGCCCAAGGTGGAACATTCCTCATACCACCTGTACACTACCTCACGCAGGCCGACATTGAAAGCGACGGGAAACTGAAGACG GTTGAGCTTATCAAGAAGTATGGATATCCAGTAGAGACCCATTTCGTGACCACCAGAGATGGCTACAAGCTCTGCATGCACCGCATGCCGCGACCGGGTGCTCAGCCCATTTTACTAGTCCATGGCCTCATGTCCAGCTCAGCTGCCTGGGTGATGTTGGGCCCGTCAAACGGACTAGCCTACATACTGTTCCAGCAGGGCTACGATGTCTGGATGTTGAACACGCGCGGCAATATTTACTCCAAGGAGCACACGAAAAAGGGGATCACTATGAAAGAATATTGGGACTTCTCCTTCCACGACATCGGTACCATAGATGTTCCATCGTCCATCGACTTGATCCTGGAGCGCACGAATTTCCATCAGATTCAGTACATTGGGCACTCCCAGGGCTCAACCGTATTCTTTGTTATGTGCAGCGAACTCCCCGAGTACTCAGGCAAAGTGAAGCTAATGCAGGCTCTCTCCCCGACGGTGTACATGAAGCAGACTCGCAGTCCGGTGCTCAAGTTCATAAGCTCTTTTAGGGGGTCTCTGAGG GTACTCCTCGACATACTGGGAGACCACGAGATATCCTTGAACACACAGCTCATCCAGCAGTTCAGGAACCACATCTGCTCAGCCAACGAGATCACGAGTCGAATTTGCGGAATTTTTGACTTTGTCCTATGTGGCTTCAATTGGGATAGCTTAAATCGG ACTCTGACTCCCATCATCGTCGGTCACGCTTCCCAGGGTGCCTCCACCAAGCAGATCCACCACTACGCTCAACTGCACAGAAATCTATATTTCCGGCGCTTCGACCACGGTCCGATTAAAAACCGCATTCGCTACCAATCCTTGACCCCACCATCCTACAATCTGTCGCAGACGCAGTGCAGGGTGGTCCTGCACCATGGGGCCAAAGATTGGCTAGCCTCTGGCTCGGACGTCACCAATCTGCAGGATCGTCTGCCTAACTGCATTGAGAGCCGGAAAGTGGAATTCGAGAGCTTCACGCACTTCGACTTCGTCATATCAAAGGATGTGCGGTCTTTGGTCTACAATCGCGTTGTAGATCTGGTTGTCACGAACCAGATTCAACCACAGAGGCCAGACGAAAATAGATTTACAGGAAGCTCATACGATCCATCCACTCCAAGCCAACTAAGACCGCAGTGGAATCAAGGTCAATCAGAGGCAGAGATCAACGTACATGGTGATAGGGTGCAAGGCATTCTGCAAAATCCCAATTTAAACTGGTCGCTACAGCACCCAATTCAGATAGGTGGGCAGCAACATGTAAAACAGGAACCGCTCTTCGAACCACGCCCTGTGCAGGTAGAGATTAAACTTCAGAGGCCAGACGAAAACGGATTTACAGGAAACTCATTCGATCCATCCACTCCAATCCAACTAAGACCGCAGTGGAATCAAGGTCAATCAGAGGCAGAGATCAATGTACATGGTGATAGGGTGCAAGGCATTCTGCAAAATCCCAATTTAAAGTGGTCGCTACAGCACCCAATTCAGATAGGTGGGCAGCAAGATGTACAACAGGGAACGTTCATCATACCACCTGTACACTACCTCACGCAGGCCGACATTGAAACCGACGGGAAACTGAAGACG GTTGAGCTTATCAAGAAGTATGGATATCCAGTAGAGACCCATTTCGTGACCACCAGAGATGGCTACAAGCTCTGCATGCACCGCATGCCGCGACCGGGTGCTCAGCCCATTTTACTAGTCCATGGCCTCATGTCCAGCTCAGCTGCCTGGGTGATGTTGGGCCCGTCAAACGGACTAGCCTACATACTGTTCCAGCAGGGCTACGATGTCTGGATGTTGAACACGCGCGGCAATATTTACTCCAAGGAGCACACGAAAAAGTGGATCACTATGAAAGAATATTGGGACTTCTCCTTCCACGACATCGGTACCATAGATGTTCCATCGTCCATCGACTTGATCCTGGAGCGCACGAATTTCCATCAGATTCAGTACATTGGGCACTCCCAGGGCTCAACCGTATTCTTTGTTATGTGCAGCGAACTCCCCGAGTACTCAGGCAAAGTGAAGCTAATGCAGGCTCTCTCCCCGACGGTGTACATGAAGCAGACTCGCAGTCCGGTGCTCAAGTTCATAAGCTTTTTCAAGGGGCCTCTGTTG GTACTACTCGACATACTGGGAGGCCACGAGATATCCTTGAACACACAGCTCATCCAGCAGTTCAGGAACCACATCTGCTCAGCCAACGAGATCACGAGTCGAATTTGCGGAATTTTTGACTTTGTCCTATGTGGCTTCAATTGGGATAGCTTAAATCGG ACTCTGACTCCCATCATCGTCGGTCACGCTTCCCAGGGTGCCTCCACCAAGCAGATCCACCACTACGCTCAACTGCACAGAAATCTATATTTCCGGCGCTTCGACCACGGTCCGATTAAAAACCGCATTCGCTACCAATCCTTGACCCCACCATCCTACAATCTGTCGCAGACGCAGTGCAGGGTGGTCCTGCACCATGGGGCCAAAGATTGGCTAGCCTCTGGCTCGGACGTCACCAATCTGCAGGATCGTCTGCCTAACTGCATTGAGAGCCGGAAAGTGGAATTCGAGAGCTTCACGCACTTCGACTTCGTCATATCAAAGGATGTGCGGTCTTTGGTCTACAATCGCGTTGTAGATCTGGTTGTCACGAACCAGATTCAACCACAGAGGCCAGACGAAAATAGATTTACAGGAAGCTCATACGAACCATCCACTCCAATCCAACTAAGACCGCAGTGGAATCAAGGTCAATCAGAGGCAGAGATCAATGTACATGGTGATAGGGTGCAAGGCATTCTGCAAAATCCCAATTTAAACTGGTCGCTACAGCACCCAATTCAGATAGGTGGGCAGCAACATGTAAAACAGGAACCGCTCTTCGAACCACGCCCTGTGCAGGTAGAGATTAAACTTCAGAGGCCAGACGAAAACGGATTTACAGGAAACTCATTCGATCCATCCACTCCAATCCAACTAAGACCGCAGTGGAATCAAGGTCAATCAGAGGCAGAGATCAATGTACATGGTGATAGGGTGCAAGGCATTCTGCAAAATCCCAATTTAAACTGGTCGCTACAGCACCCAATTCAGATAGGTGGGCAGCAAGATGTACAACAGGGAACGTTCATCATACCACCTGTACACTACCTCACGCAGGCCGACATTGAAACCGACGGGAAACTGAAGACG GTTGAGCTTATCAAGAAGTATGGATATCCAGTAGAGACCCATTTCGTGACCACCAGAGATGGCTACAAGCTCTGCATGCACCGCATGCCGCGACCGGGTGCTCAGCCCATTTTACTAGTCCATGGCCTCATGTCCAGCTCAGCTGCCTGGGTGATGTTGGGCCCGTCAAACGGACTAGCCTACATACTGTTCCAGCAGGGCTACGATGTCTGGATGTTGAACACGCGCGGCAATATTTACTCCAAGGAGCACACGAAAAAGGGGATCACTATGAAAGAATATTGGGACTTCTCCTTCCACGACATCGGTACCATAGATGTTCCATCGTCCATCGACTTGATCCTGGAGCGCACGCATTTCCATCAGATTCAGTACATTGGGCACTCCCAGGGCTCAACCGTATTCTTTGTTATGTGCAGCGAACTCCCCGAGTACTCAGGCAAAGTGAAGCTAATGCAGGCTCTCTCCCCGACGGTGTACATGAAGCAGACTCGCAGTCCGGTGCTCAAGTTCATAAGCTTTTTTAGGGGGTCTCTGAGG GTACTACTCGACATACTGGGAGGCCACGAGATATCCTTGAACACACAGCTCATCCAGCAGTTCAGGAACCACATCTGCTCAGCCAACGAGATCACGAGTCGAATTTGCGGAATTTTTGACTTTGTCCTATGTGGCATCAATTGGGACAGCTTAAATCGG ACTCTGACTCCCATCATCGTCGGTCACGCTTCCCAGGGTGCCTCCACCAAGCAGATCCACCACTACGCTCAACTGCACAGAAATCTATATTTCCGGCGCTTCGACCACGGTCCGATTAAAAACCGCATTCGCTACCAATCCTTGACCCCACCATCCTACAATCTGTCGCAGACGCAGTGCAGGGTGGTCCTGCACCATGGGGCCAAAGATTGGCTAGCCTCTGGCTCGGACGTCACCAATCTGCAGGATCGTCTGCCTAACTGCATTGAGAGCCGGAAAGTGGAATTCGAGAGCTTCACGCACTTCGACTTCGTCATATCAAAGGATGTGCGGTCTTTGGTCTACAATCGCGTTGTGGATCTGGTTGTCAAAACTTAG